In the Alistipes provencensis genome, CTGACGCATCAGCTCCTCGTAACGCTGCTGGAATTTCGATTTCTTACCCTTCGACTTCTTCGCGGCATTGGCCTGCATGATGGCGTGTATCTTCTGGTCGTCGACCATGCGGCGGATGACGAGCGTCTGCCCGATGGTGAAGAGGTTCGAAAGCAGGTAGTAGTAGCACAGACCGCTCGAATAGCTGTTGAACCAGAAGAGCATCATGATCGGCATCATGTAGACCATCATGAACTTCATGCCGGCCATCTGGGGCTGCGACGAAGCGGTCTGCTGGTAGCTGAAATAGGAGTATCCGAACAGCGACACGGCCATCAGCAGGGCGAACAGCGACACATGATCGCCATAGAACGGAATCGAGAACGGCAGGTTCAGCACGCTGTCGAACGACGAAAGGTCGTCGGCCCACAGGAACGGCTGCTCGCGCAGCTCGATCGAGGCGGGGAAGAAGCGGAACATGGCGATCAGGATCGGCATCTGGATCAGCATCGGAATACAGCCGCCCATGGGATTGATGCCCGCCTTTTTATAGAGTTCCATCATCGCCTGCTGCTTCTTGGCGGCGTCCTCGCGCTTGGGGAATTTCTTGTTCAGCTCGTCGACCTGCGGCTTTATCAGGCGCATCTTGGCCATCGAGACGTAGCTCTTGTAGGTGAGCGGCGAAATCACCAGCTTCACGAGCAGCACCAAGATCAGGATGATGATACCGAAGCTGGCGATGTAGTTGCGCAGGAAATCGAAGACCGGGATCACGCACCAGCGGTTGACCCACCCGAAGATGCCCCAGCCCAGCGGCACCAGACGCTCGAGGTGAATCTCGGCGCCCTTCGGATCGTCGACTTTCTTGAGAATCGAATACTTGTTGGGACCGAAATAGAAGGCGAAATCATACCCTTCGGTCTGCGCCGTATAGGGCACGCCCATCTGCGCCGTGAAGGTCTTGAGCAGCGACGACTCGGGAGCCGCCGTGTCGAACGACAGGTTGGCATAGGAGACGTTCTCCGGAGCGATGAACACCGACGAGAAGAACTGCTGCTTGAAGGCCACCCACGACACCTGCGTCGTGATGTTCTTCGACTTGGCGCCGTCGCTCATGCCCAGCTCCTCGATCGACGATTCGCCCGGGAAGCGGTAAGCCAGCGTGGTGTACATGTTCTCGTTCTGAAATCCCTTCTCGTTCTGGTAGGTGGTGTTTGCCCAGTCGATCTGAATCTGGGTCTGGTTGGCCATCTCGCGGGCCATGTTCACCAGCCGCACATCGAAATTCACGAGGTAGTCGCGCTCGGGCGACTCCGTGTTATAGATGGTGTAGCGATATTCCAGATACGACTCCTCGGCGACCGGCAGCCGCATCACGATGCACTTCGCACCGTCGGCCGTCGTCGTCTCCGGCTCGGCCGTGAAGACATAGTCCAGCGTGTTTACGGGGATGTTCCTCAGCCCGTTCTTCACATAGAACGACAAACCGAAACGGGACGTCGCCGGGTCCATCAGCTCGATCGGCTGGTTGCGCTCGCCGCGCGGGGCGTACTTGGTGTAGTCTTTCAGCGTGACGCCCTTGATCTGGCCGCCTTGGGTCGAGAAACGCACCGACATCACGTCGTTCTCGACGGTGAACTCCTCGGCTTCCGCCTCGCGGGCCGTCGTCAGCGACTCGCCCAGCGTCTCCACCTGACGTTCGCGCACCGCTGCCGCAAGCTCCTCGGCCGTCGCCCCGGAGGGCGCTTCGCCTACCGCCGTCGAATCGGCTGCGGGAACTGCCGCGGGCCGCGTCGCGCGGGCCACCGAGTCCATATAGGCTTCGTACGCCTCTTTCTTTTCGAGATATTCCTTTTGCTGCTTGCTGTTGAAATAGGCGAATCCCAGAAAGAGGACCGCCACGACGGCAATGCCGATAATTGATTTCTTATCCATTCAAACTTTAATTATTTGCACCGACAGTTCAAAACTCCGATTTTGCCGTGAAACGGCATTAAGCCCCCGCCTAAGGCGGGGGTTTGGGGGTGGGTCAAATTTGTAAACGACGCCGCAGGCGGCGAAAAAACGAGAGTCGATTGCAAGAAATGGTACATCCTATTATCTTTCTTCCTTACTTCTTTGCCGCATATTCCAGCGCGGCCTTCACGAAGGCCACGAACAGCGGCGAGGGGCTCAGCACGGTGCTCTTGTATTCGGGATGGTACTGCACGCCGACGAACCACGGATGGTTCTCGATCTCGACGGCCTCCACCAGATTGGTATCGGGATTGACGCCCACGGCCTTCATGCCGGCGGCCTCGAACTGCTCCAGATAGTCGTTGTTGAACTCGTAGCGGTGGCGGTGGCGCTCCGAAATATTGAGCTTGCCGTAAGCCGCAGCCGCCTTCGAACCCTTCTTCAACGTGCAGGGATAGGCGCCCAGACGCATCGTGCCGCCCTTGGCCGTCACGCCCTTCTGCTCCTCCATCAGGTCGATCACCGGATGGGCCGTCGCCTGCTCCATTTCGCTCGAATTGGCGTCGGACAGCCCCAGTACGTTGCGGGCGAACTCGATCACGGCGCACTGCATACCCAAACAGATGCCAAGGAACGGAATGCCGTTCTCACGGGCGAAGCGCACAGCCTCGATCTTGCCTTCGATGCCGCGGTTGCCGAATCCCGGAGCCACCAGAATACCCGACATCTTGCCCAGCAGCGAAGCGGCCGTATCGCGGGTGACCTTCTCCGAATTGATATAGCGGAGCTTCACCTTGCAGTCGTTGACGGCTCCGGCGTGGATGAACGACTCGCAGATCGACTTGTAGGCGTCGGGCAGCTCGGTGTACTTGCCCACCAGCGCGATCTCGATCTTCTTCGACGGATGCTTGATCTTGCCGACGAAAGCGCTCCATGCGGCCATGTCGGGCTCCTTGTCGGCCGGGAGGTTGAGCTTGTCCAGCACCACCTCGTCCAGATGCTGCTCGTGCATCTTGATCGGCACCTCGTAGATCGTCGGCACGTCGATCGACTCCATCACGGCGTTGGCGTCGACGTTGCAGAACAACGCCACCTTGCGTTTGAGCGCCGTGGTCAGCGTATGCTCGGCGCGCAGCACGAGGATATCGGGCTGGAGACCGTTCTCCAGCAGCGCCTTCACCGAGTGCTGCGTGGGTTTGGTCTTCATCTCGCCCGAAGCGGCCATGTAGGGGATCAGCGTCAGGTGTACCAGCGCCGTGTTCTTGTACCCCAGCGAGTAGCGCAACTGGCGCACCGACTCGATGAACGGCTGCGACTCGATGTCGCCGACCGTACCGCCGATCTCGGTGATGATGACGTCGTATTTCTTGGTCTGCGCCAGCAACTGGATGCGGCGCTTGATCTCGTCGGTGATGTGGGGGATGACCTGCACGGTCTTGCCCAGGTACTCGCCCTTGCGCTCCTTCTCGATGACGCTCTTGTAGATGCGGCCCGTCGTGACGTTGTTGGCCTTCGACGTGGGCTGGTTCGTGAAGCGTTCGTAGTGTCCCAGATCGAGGTCGGTCTCGGCGCCGTCCTCGGTGACATAACACTCGCCGTGCTCATAGGGGTTGAGCGTTCCGGGATCGACGTTGATGTAGGGGTCGAGCTTCTGAATGGTCACCGAATAACCGCGGGCTTGGAGCAGCCGTGCGATCGAGGCCGAAATAATACCCTTTCCGAGCGACGACGCAACACCGCCCGTTACGAATATGTACTTGGGTTTGGAAAGTTTCATTACTGTATTGACTATTTATTTTCGTTGTTCTGTTCTTCCTGCTCCTGTCTGTCGATCAGCTTCACCTTCTCGACGGCCGCGGCCATCTCCTCGCGGGCCCGGTCGATCTTCGCACGCACGTCGGCCACCAGCGCTTCGGCGTTCTTCGACTTGGCGAAGAACCCGATGTTGTTCTCCAGCAGCGCGATCTCCTGCTCCAACTGGCGCACCTTGTTGTAGAGACGCTCGCGCTCCGTGCGCAAGCGACGGTCGCCCGACGCCTTGAGCGACGACACCTTCTCGCGGAAGCGTCCCATCGAACGGTCGCGCTCCGAACCGCGCAGCGTGTTGAACAGCTCGTCGACGGCGGCCTTGTATTTCTTCTGGATGGAGTCCTTCTGCTTGATGGGCACGAATCCGATCTCGCCCCAGCGGCGCTGGAACTCGCGGATTACCTCGTAACCGCCGGCCTTCACGTCGGCCTCGGCCATTTCGGCCAGCAGGGCGAGTTTCTTCTGCAAATTCTCCTCGTGCTCGCCGTCGACGCTTGCGAAGTGCGACGCCTTGCGCTCGAAGAACTTGTCGCAGGCGGCGCGGAAACGCTTCCAGATGGCATCCGAATGACGCCGCGACACGGCCCCGATCTGCTTCCAGCGGGCCTGCAGGGCGATCAGTTCGTCGGTGGTCTTCTTCCACTCCTCGCTGTTCATCAGCGACTCGGCGGCCTCGCATATCTCGGTCTTCTGCTGGAGGTTGTGCTCCATCTCGGTTTTCATCCCGGCGTAGAACTGCCGCTTGGCCTCGAAGAAGCGGTCGCACGCCGTGCGGAAACGCTCGTAGATGCGGTTGTTATCCTTCTTGGGCGCGAAGCCGATGGTCTTCCAAGTCTTCTGAATCTCCAGCAGACGGTCGCTCGCCTTGTTCCACTCCTTGCGGGTGGTCAGCGGCTGCGCCGAAAGCTCCTCGGTCGCGGCGCAAAGCTCGGTCTTGAGTTCGAGGTTTCGGACCTGCTCGCCCTTCAACGTCTCGAAATGCTCCTGATGCTGTTTGTTGATGCGGCTCGATGCGGCCTTGAAACGCTCCCAAAGCATCTCCTTATATTCGTTGGCCACGGGGCCCGTCTCGCGCCACTCGTCGTGGAGCTTCTGCAGCTTGTGGAACGCCTCGACCACCGACGGCTCGAGGATCAGCGCCTCGGCCTGCTCGCAGAGGGCGATCTTCTGCTCGTAATTCTTCTTCAGGTCGAGGTCGCGCAGCTCCTTGTTGATCTTGATGAAGCTGTAGAAATTCTCGACATGGAGGTTATAGGTCTCCCACAGGTCCTTGATGTACTGCTGGGGGACGACGCCCGTATCCCGCCAGCGCTGCTGGAGTTCGCGGAACTTGTTGAACGTATGGTTGAGCGTCTCGTCCGAGTTGACCAGTTCCTTCAGCTCCTCGATGATCGTCTGCTTGACCTTGAGATTGGCCTCTTTCTCGGCCTCGAGGTTGGCGATGAAGGCGTCGCGGCGCTGGCGGTATATCTTGAACTGCTCCTTGAGCTGGACCTCGGCACCGTCCACCGACGGGGCGAAATCCTCTTCGGCGCCGCCCTCCTCGACGAAGCGGCGGCGTGCGGCCTCGACCTCGGCGCGGCGGATGCGGTAGAAGGCGATCTTCAGCGCCTCGACATCCCGGCGGATCGACTGCACGGGCTGCTCTTCGAGCATCCGGGCGAACAGCGCCACCAACTCCTCCTTACCTTTGCCGGCGAACTTGTCCGCGGCGTCGGGCGTCTCCTCCGCAAGCTGGTCGGCCGCGGCCTCCTCGGGCGTCTCGCCCTCGATATCCAGCCCGGCGTTCTGCGCGGCGAGCGCAGCCTCCTCATCGGCGAAATCCACTTGTGCGTCACCCGGAGCAGCCTCTTCCTCGACCGCTTCGGCCACAGGTTCGGCCGCCGGCTGGATGCGGGCGCGCTTGGCCCGCGGAGCGGTCTCTTCGGCAGGGACCTCCTCGACGGGAGCGGCCTTTTCCGCAGGAGCTTCCTCCTCGACAGGGGCCTCCTCAACGGGAACAGCCTCTTCCGCAGGAGCCTCCTCGGCAGGGGCCTCCTCGACGGGAACAGCCTCTTCCGCAGGAGCTTTCTCCTCGGCAGGGGCAGTCTCGGCGGGCGTCCCGACGACTTCCGCGGCGGGAACAGCCTCCGCTTCGGCAGACGCCTCGGCGACGGGATTTTGGGTTTCGGGGACTTCGGCAGTCACGGCAGGATTCGCTTGCACATCTTCAGCCGCAGGGCTGACATACTCCTCGGGAGCAGGAAGTGTCGGTTTTTCAGTAGCCATCTCAGTACGCATTTTTGATTCCCGTATATATACGGGGGTATATAAATCTTGCAAATGTAACCATTTTATGCGGAATCCGGAAATGATTTCGCCAAAAGATGCAACAACGCCGCCATCCGGACGAGAGAAACCCCTGCATCCCGGCACGGCAGCGTGATTTTCCGGACGTTTCCGGCCCGTCGTCAGCGCTTGCGCCCCTTGGCGGCAAGACGCTTGGGCGCGGCCTGACGGCCCGTCGTGACGGGACGCGCCCCGCGGCGCACGCTCTTGGTTCCGGCTCCGCCGCGCTTGGGTTTCTCCCATGCCGCAGCGTCGTCGTAACGCTGAAAAGCCTCCCAGTCGAACGCTTCGTTACCGCCCGTCGGGGGCGCGCTCCAGTCGTTCGCGGCCTTTTTCCGGCTCCGCGTCTCCGGGCGGGGCTCCTCCGCCGGAGCCTCGGCCTTCCGGCCCCGTTTCACGGGACGCTCCGCGGCCTCGGCCTGCGGCGCGGCGTCGGCATCCCGGCGGCGGCTCCGCCTTTCGGGACCGGGCCCTGCTCTTCCTCCGTCGGAGTAGTCCCAGACCGCCTTGTTGACGGGCCACAGGTCCTTCTCGTCCATCATTTCGCGCAGGCACTCGACCGTCGGCAGACACGGGGCGCCTCAACAGCATCGCCCTGCCCCTGCTTGGCTCCTCCGGCCGCATCCTCGCGGTCGATCCGGGCGATGCGGCGGCGTCCTCCCGAGGCGTTGAGCCGGCTCACGACACTCTCGGCGTCGCTGAACGGCACGCTCACCAGCGAATAGTTCTCGAAGACGCGCACGTCGTCGATATTCTTGTCCCTCAGCCCGCATTTGCGTTTGAGCATGTCGACCAGCTTGCGGCCCGTATAGCCGTCGCGCGACCCGAGGGTCAGGAACAGCCGGGTCTTGCCCTTGCGGTCGACCGAGAACGAACGGATTTCGGGGTAGTTGCTCTGGTCGAGTTCGCTGCGGAACGCCAGCCGGAGCAAGGCTCCCAGCGCCACGTCGGGTGCATAGGCTTCGAGCAGTTCGGCGGCGATGTCGGCATAGTCGCCGTAAGCCTCGCACTCGACGATCTCCTGCAGATCGTCCTTGATCTTGGCGCGCTTCATCGCCACGATATCCTGCGGCGAGGGCAGCGTTTCGCGCTTGATGTCGGCCTTGATATCGCGCATCATCCAGTTGAAACGCCGCAGTTCGGCGTTCGAAATAAAGGTGATGGCCGTACCCTGACGCCCGGCACGCCCCGTGCGGCCGATGCGGTGAACGTAGCTCTCCGAATCCTGCGGCAGCG is a window encoding:
- the yidC gene encoding membrane protein insertase YidC; its protein translation is MDKKSIIGIAVVAVLFLGFAYFNSKQQKEYLEKKEAYEAYMDSVARATRPAAVPAADSTAVGEAPSGATAEELAAAVRERQVETLGESLTTAREAEAEEFTVENDVMSVRFSTQGGQIKGVTLKDYTKYAPRGERNQPIELMDPATSRFGLSFYVKNGLRNIPVNTLDYVFTAEPETTTADGAKCIVMRLPVAEESYLEYRYTIYNTESPERDYLVNFDVRLVNMAREMANQTQIQIDWANTTYQNEKGFQNENMYTTLAYRFPGESSIEELGMSDGAKSKNITTQVSWVAFKQQFFSSVFIAPENVSYANLSFDTAAPESSLLKTFTAQMGVPYTAQTEGYDFAFYFGPNKYSILKKVDDPKGAEIHLERLVPLGWGIFGWVNRWCVIPVFDFLRNYIASFGIIILILVLLVKLVISPLTYKSYVSMAKMRLIKPQVDELNKKFPKREDAAKKQQAMMELYKKAGINPMGGCIPMLIQMPILIAMFRFFPASIELREQPFLWADDLSSFDSVLNLPFSIPFYGDHVSLFALLMAVSLFGYSYFSYQQTASSQPQMAGMKFMMVYMMPIMMLFWFNSYSSGLCYYYLLSNLFTIGQTLVIRRMVDDQKIHAIMQANAAKKSKGKKSKFQQRYEELMRQQEAQQRAKKK
- a CDS encoding DUF349 domain-containing protein, which gives rise to MATEKPTLPAPEEYVSPAAEDVQANPAVTAEVPETQNPVAEASAEAEAVPAAEVVGTPAETAPAEEKAPAEEAVPVEEAPAEEAPAEEAVPVEEAPVEEEAPAEKAAPVEEVPAEETAPRAKRARIQPAAEPVAEAVEEEAAPGDAQVDFADEEAALAAQNAGLDIEGETPEEAAADQLAEETPDAADKFAGKGKEELVALFARMLEEQPVQSIRRDVEALKIAFYRIRRAEVEAARRRFVEEGGAEEDFAPSVDGAEVQLKEQFKIYRQRRDAFIANLEAEKEANLKVKQTIIEELKELVNSDETLNHTFNKFRELQQRWRDTGVVPQQYIKDLWETYNLHVENFYSFIKINKELRDLDLKKNYEQKIALCEQAEALILEPSVVEAFHKLQKLHDEWRETGPVANEYKEMLWERFKAASSRINKQHQEHFETLKGEQVRNLELKTELCAATEELSAQPLTTRKEWNKASDRLLEIQKTWKTIGFAPKKDNNRIYERFRTACDRFFEAKRQFYAGMKTEMEHNLQQKTEICEAAESLMNSEEWKKTTDELIALQARWKQIGAVSRRHSDAIWKRFRAACDKFFERKASHFASVDGEHEENLQKKLALLAEMAEADVKAGGYEVIREFQRRWGEIGFVPIKQKDSIQKKYKAAVDELFNTLRGSERDRSMGRFREKVSSLKASGDRRLRTERERLYNKVRQLEQEIALLENNIGFFAKSKNAEALVADVRAKIDRAREEMAAAVEKVKLIDRQEQEEQNNENK
- a CDS encoding CTP synthase, with translation MKLSKPKYIFVTGGVASSLGKGIISASIARLLQARGYSVTIQKLDPYINVDPGTLNPYEHGECYVTEDGAETDLDLGHYERFTNQPTSKANNVTTGRIYKSVIEKERKGEYLGKTVQVIPHITDEIKRRIQLLAQTKKYDVIITEIGGTVGDIESQPFIESVRQLRYSLGYKNTALVHLTLIPYMAASGEMKTKPTQHSVKALLENGLQPDILVLRAEHTLTTALKRKVALFCNVDANAVMESIDVPTIYEVPIKMHEQHLDEVVLDKLNLPADKEPDMAAWSAFVGKIKHPSKKIEIALVGKYTELPDAYKSICESFIHAGAVNDCKVKLRYINSEKVTRDTAASLLGKMSGILVAPGFGNRGIEGKIEAVRFARENGIPFLGICLGMQCAVIEFARNVLGLSDANSSEMEQATAHPVIDLMEEQKGVTAKGGTMRLGAYPCTLKKGSKAAAAYGKLNISERHRHRYEFNNDYLEQFEAAGMKAVGVNPDTNLVEAVEIENHPWFVGVQYHPEYKSTVLSPSPLFVAFVKAALEYAAKK